Proteins co-encoded in one Streptomyces sp. JH34 genomic window:
- a CDS encoding AbrB/MazE/SpoVT family DNA-binding domain-containing protein codes for MTGATALLRTNGQITLPKAIRAALGVNQGDEIEFEITRAGEVTVHGLTKIRSDQAWFWTPEWQEGERRTSEDIAAGRTAVHEDTDSMFAHLDED; via the coding sequence GTGACTGGAGCCACAGCCCTACTGCGAACGAACGGGCAGATCACACTGCCCAAGGCCATTCGGGCAGCCCTCGGGGTGAACCAGGGCGACGAGATCGAGTTCGAGATCACCCGCGCCGGTGAAGTGACGGTGCACGGACTCACCAAGATCCGCTCCGACCAGGCCTGGTTCTGGACTCCGGAGTGGCAGGAGGGCGAGCGCAGAACCAGCGAGGACATCGCTGCCGGTCGCACCGCCGTCCACGAGGACACGGACAGCATGTTCGCGCACCTCGACGAAGACTGA
- the mshD gene encoding mycothiol synthase: protein MTTDAPLPSPGREIETLDALTPEQADAVLALLGEAAGTDGRQAVSEQGRLQLRGGHREGVRHFLLTVNGVLAGYAQLEDVDPVEAPAAELVVSPSHRGRGHGRAMGAALLAATGKRLRVWAHGGMSAARHLAQVLGLSLFRELRQLRRPLDTLDIAEPALPPGVTVRTFVPGQDDTAWLTVNSAAFAHHPEQGSLTQRDLDDRKAEPWFDPKGFFLAERDGEIIGFHWTKVHAEDEIGEVYVVGIRPDAQGGGLGKALTAIGLRHLASRGLPTAMLYVDADNPAALAVYERMGFATHEVDLMYRTES, encoded by the coding sequence ATGACGACTGACGCACCCCTCCCCTCCCCCGGGCGCGAGATCGAGACCCTCGACGCGCTCACCCCCGAGCAGGCCGACGCCGTCCTCGCCCTCCTCGGCGAGGCCGCCGGGACCGATGGCCGGCAGGCCGTCTCCGAGCAGGGGCGGTTGCAGTTGAGGGGCGGTCACCGTGAGGGCGTACGGCATTTCCTGCTCACCGTCAACGGCGTCCTGGCCGGTTACGCGCAGCTGGAGGACGTCGACCCCGTCGAGGCCCCCGCCGCGGAACTGGTCGTGTCCCCCTCCCACCGCGGCCGTGGACACGGCAGGGCGATGGGTGCCGCGCTCCTCGCCGCGACCGGCAAGCGCCTGCGGGTCTGGGCGCACGGAGGCATGTCGGCCGCCCGCCACCTGGCGCAGGTGCTCGGCCTTTCCCTCTTCCGCGAACTGCGCCAGCTCCGCCGCCCGTTGGACACCCTCGACATCGCCGAGCCGGCCCTGCCGCCGGGCGTCACCGTCCGGACCTTCGTGCCGGGACAGGACGACACGGCCTGGCTCACCGTCAACAGTGCCGCGTTCGCGCACCACCCGGAGCAGGGCTCCCTCACCCAGCGGGACCTGGACGACCGCAAGGCCGAGCCCTGGTTCGACCCGAAGGGCTTCTTCCTGGCCGAGCGCGACGGCGAGATCATCGGCTTCCACTGGACGAAGGTGCATGCCGAGGACGAGATCGGCGAGGTCTACGTCGTCGGCATCCGGCCCGACGCCCAGGGCGGCGGCCTCGGCAAGGCGCTCACCGCGATCGGCCTGCGCCACCTGGCCTCCCGGGGGCTTCCGACGGCCATGCTCTACGTGGACGCCGACAATCCGGCGGCTCTCGCGGTGTACGAGCGGATGGGCTTCGCCACGCACGAGGTCGACCTGATGTACCGCACGGAGTCCTGA
- a CDS encoding GntR family transcriptional regulator — translation MAESAAVEFRIDRRSGVATYLQIVQQTKQALRLGVLEPGDRLPTAREVVEATAINPNTVLKAYRELEREGLVEARRGLGTFVRRTLGSAAVTTDPPLRAELTEWTRRARAAGLDKDDVSALFTDVLDSTFKGDQHS, via the coding sequence ATGGCAGAGTCCGCAGCGGTCGAGTTCCGTATCGACCGGCGCAGCGGCGTCGCCACCTACCTCCAGATCGTGCAGCAGACCAAGCAGGCACTCCGTCTCGGCGTGCTGGAGCCGGGTGACCGCCTGCCCACGGCCCGTGAGGTCGTCGAGGCCACGGCGATCAACCCGAACACCGTGCTCAAGGCCTACCGCGAGCTGGAACGCGAAGGACTCGTCGAGGCCCGCCGCGGTCTCGGCACCTTCGTCCGCCGGACCCTCGGCAGCGCGGCGGTCACGACCGACCCGCCGTTGCGTGCCGAGCTCACCGAATGGACCCGCAGGGCCCGCGCCGCCGGACTGGACAAGGACGACGTGAGCGCGCTCTTCACCGACGTACTGGACAGCACATTCAAGGGGGACCAGCACTCATGA
- a CDS encoding ABC transporter ATP-binding protein — MTGAAIEANGLGMTYGRKGGRALRGCSFRLPAGRICALVGPNGAGKSTLLSLAAGLLRPSEGSVRVLGADPGAARPRIAYVSQDKPLYPQLTVADTLWAGAELNPATWDRAAADRIAGPLPQDAKVRRLSGGQRTRLALALALGKRPELMLLDEPMADLDPLARHQLMGVLMAEAAEHGTTIVMSSHILAELEGACDYLLFVDGGRVRLGGESEDIMAAHALVTGQARDLAPHTVVESRTTGRQLTALVRREGPVDAAVWDVTEPSLEELLLAHLRSPEAPPLLTPSAHAREEVTAA; from the coding sequence ATGACAGGTGCCGCGATCGAGGCGAACGGCCTCGGTATGACCTACGGGCGAAAGGGCGGACGGGCGCTGCGCGGCTGCTCGTTCCGGCTGCCCGCCGGACGGATCTGCGCCCTCGTCGGGCCCAACGGCGCCGGGAAGTCCACCCTGCTCTCCCTCGCGGCCGGCCTGCTCCGGCCCTCCGAGGGATCCGTACGGGTGCTCGGCGCCGACCCCGGCGCGGCACGGCCCCGCATCGCGTACGTCTCCCAGGACAAGCCGCTGTACCCGCAGCTCACGGTGGCCGACACCCTGTGGGCGGGGGCCGAGCTGAACCCCGCCACCTGGGACCGTGCGGCCGCCGACCGAATCGCCGGCCCGCTCCCCCAGGACGCGAAGGTCCGGAGGCTCTCCGGCGGGCAGCGCACCCGTCTCGCCCTCGCGCTCGCACTGGGCAAGCGGCCCGAACTGATGCTGCTGGACGAGCCGATGGCCGACCTCGACCCGCTGGCCCGCCACCAGTTGATGGGCGTCCTGATGGCCGAGGCCGCCGAGCACGGCACCACCATCGTGATGTCGTCGCACATCCTGGCCGAGCTGGAGGGCGCCTGCGACTACCTCCTCTTCGTGGACGGCGGCCGGGTGCGTCTCGGCGGTGAGAGCGAGGACATCATGGCCGCGCACGCCCTGGTCACCGGACAGGCCCGCGACCTCGCCCCGCACACGGTCGTCGAGTCGCGCACGACGGGACGTCAGCTCACGGCACTGGTACGGAGGGAAGGCCCGGTCGACGCCGCGGTCTGGGATGTCACGGAGCCCTCCCTGGAGGAACTGCTACTGGCCCACCTCCGCTCACCGGAGGCACCGCCGCTCCTCACCCCCAGCGCGCACGCCCGCGAGGAGGTGACCGCGGCATGA
- a CDS encoding bifunctional metallophosphatase/5'-nucleotidase, whose product MSATPQKNRVPRRVLAATAGLVTVGALVAAMPAGAHDKGHGHHPSSRTVDVQLLSFNDLHGNLEPPAGSAGTVSEKQADGTVKSVPAGGVEYLATSLRTARKGNPYSVTAAGGDMVGASPLLSGLFHDEPTIEALNGLDLDVTAVGNHEFDEGATELGRLQNGGCHPVEGCYEKGKKFEGADFPYLAANVTSEKTGKPVLKPYTVWKKNGVKIGFIGVTLEGTPNIVTANGVKGLKFHDEIETVNKYAKELDRQGVKSIVALIHEGGAPASSSYNYDCDSPGAGDGISGPIVDIAKGITPKVDALVTGHTHQAYVCTVPDPSGKPRMVTSASSFGKLYTDTTLTYDRRTKDIVRTSVESANHIVSRDQAKATDMTALIARWNTLAAPVAGRPQGFISADINGRGSTAPEKPLGNLIADAQLEGLAPADKGGAVVAFMNPGGIRSDLVYKASGGEGDGVVTYGEAFTVQPFTNMMNVVDLTGAQLVTALQQQVSGSNEASPKILQVSKGLTYTLDMTKSGADRVVASSILLNGEAIDPAKSYRVAMNEFLAGGGDGFAALGQGTDKLVGASDLDLFNAYLAAHSTASAPLAPPATDRITIVQ is encoded by the coding sequence ATGTCAGCGACTCCGCAGAAGAACCGTGTGCCCCGGCGGGTGCTCGCCGCCACCGCCGGGCTCGTCACCGTTGGCGCGCTCGTCGCCGCGATGCCGGCCGGCGCGCACGACAAGGGCCACGGCCACCACCCGTCGTCCCGCACGGTAGACGTGCAGCTGCTCTCCTTCAACGACCTGCACGGCAACCTGGAGCCGCCGGCCGGTTCCGCGGGGACGGTCAGTGAGAAGCAGGCAGACGGCACGGTGAAGTCGGTCCCGGCCGGGGGCGTCGAGTACCTCGCGACCTCGCTGCGCACCGCGCGCAAGGGCAACCCGTACTCCGTCACGGCGGCCGGCGGCGACATGGTGGGCGCGAGCCCGCTGCTGTCGGGGCTGTTCCACGACGAGCCCACCATCGAGGCGCTCAACGGGCTCGACCTCGATGTCACGGCCGTGGGCAACCACGAGTTCGACGAGGGGGCCACGGAGCTGGGCCGTCTGCAGAACGGCGGCTGCCACCCGGTCGAGGGCTGCTACGAGAAGGGCAAGAAGTTCGAGGGCGCGGACTTCCCGTACCTCGCGGCCAACGTGACGAGCGAGAAGACCGGCAAGCCGGTCCTCAAGCCGTACACGGTCTGGAAGAAGAACGGCGTCAAGATCGGCTTCATCGGGGTGACCCTGGAGGGCACGCCGAACATCGTCACGGCCAACGGCGTCAAGGGGCTGAAGTTCCACGACGAGATCGAGACGGTCAACAAGTACGCCAAGGAGCTGGACCGCCAGGGCGTCAAGTCCATCGTCGCGCTGATCCACGAGGGCGGGGCCCCTGCCTCCTCCTCGTACAACTACGACTGCGACAGCCCGGGCGCCGGTGACGGCATCTCCGGGCCGATCGTCGACATCGCCAAGGGCATCACGCCGAAGGTCGACGCGCTGGTCACGGGCCACACCCACCAGGCGTACGTCTGCACGGTCCCGGACCCCTCCGGCAAGCCGCGCATGGTCACCTCGGCGTCGTCGTTCGGCAAGCTCTACACGGACACGACCCTCACCTACGACCGCCGCACCAAGGACATCGTGCGCACGTCGGTGGAGTCGGCGAATCACATCGTCAGCCGGGATCAGGCCAAGGCCACCGACATGACGGCGCTGATCGCCCGCTGGAACACGCTCGCCGCCCCCGTCGCCGGCCGGCCGCAGGGCTTCATCTCCGCCGACATCAACGGCCGCGGCTCCACGGCCCCCGAGAAGCCGCTCGGCAACCTCATCGCCGACGCCCAGCTGGAGGGCCTGGCCCCCGCGGACAAGGGCGGCGCGGTCGTCGCGTTCATGAACCCGGGCGGTATCCGCTCCGACCTGGTGTACAAGGCGTCCGGCGGCGAGGGCGACGGAGTGGTGACCTACGGCGAGGCGTTCACGGTCCAGCCGTTCACCAACATGATGAACGTCGTCGACCTGACCGGCGCGCAGCTGGTCACCGCTCTTCAGCAGCAGGTCAGCGGCTCCAACGAGGCGTCGCCGAAGATCCTCCAGGTCTCGAAGGGCCTCACCTACACGCTGGACATGACGAAGTCGGGCGCCGACCGCGTGGTCGCCTCCTCGATCCTGCTCAACGGTGAGGCGATCGACCCGGCGAAGTCGTACCGCGTCGCGATGAACGAGTTCCTCGCGGGTGGCGGCGACGGCTTCGCGGCCCTCGGCCAGGGCACGGACAAGCTGGTCGGCGCTTCCGACCTGGACCTGTTCAACGCCTACCTGGCGGCCCACTCCACGGCTTCCGCACCGCTGGCCCCGCCGGCCACGGACCGGATCACGATCGTGCAGTAA
- a CDS encoding CHAD domain-containing protein, with amino-acid sequence MRRPDHPTTTLTAEAVLAPYLREQAASFLRGLRLQREHSAPADAGTQRADEAARALRHAARRISGTLHTFRGALEPVWADQLRAELAWLSGTLAREHAYTTRLGRLLEALHQLSGASLPAARTPSGDGPAETEKERAALGVGAARAGALLERRLTLARTRAHSAALQALGSSRFHALADAVALLASEVPLAPSAADPAGLVLHAPAELAEQRMLDAVAALAPEAVGPYNAAHDALWHQARQLLRLHRYAHELLRGAPDPALVGPGHALDLHRDASEAAAAASEAARTPRIAPATAYALGVLHADQRHEVEAARGVFRQTWPHAAAVTAS; translated from the coding sequence GTGCGACGCCCTGACCACCCGACGACGACCCTCACCGCGGAAGCGGTCCTCGCGCCCTACCTGCGCGAACAGGCCGCCTCCTTCCTACGGGGCCTCCGGCTGCAACGCGAACACAGCGCGCCCGCGGACGCCGGCACGCAGCGCGCCGACGAGGCCGCCCGCGCGCTGCGCCACGCGGCACGCCGGATCAGCGGCACGCTGCACACCTTCCGGGGAGCGCTCGAACCCGTCTGGGCCGACCAGCTCCGTGCCGAACTGGCCTGGCTCTCCGGCACGCTGGCCCGCGAGCACGCCTACACCACCCGCCTCGGCCGGCTCCTGGAGGCGCTGCACCAGCTCTCCGGGGCCTCGCTCCCGGCGGCCCGGACACCCTCCGGGGACGGCCCCGCCGAAACCGAGAAGGAGCGGGCCGCGCTCGGCGTCGGCGCGGCCCGCGCCGGGGCCCTCCTGGAACGGCGGCTGACCCTCGCACGGACCCGCGCCCACTCGGCGGCGCTCCAGGCGCTGGGCTCCTCCCGCTTCCACGCCCTCGCGGACGCGGTCGCCCTGCTCGCCTCGGAGGTCCCCCTGGCACCCTCCGCCGCGGACCCGGCCGGCCTGGTGCTGCACGCCCCCGCCGAGCTCGCCGAGCAGCGGATGCTGGACGCGGTGGCCGCACTGGCGCCCGAGGCGGTGGGACCGTACAACGCGGCCCACGACGCCCTCTGGCACCAGGCCCGTCAGCTGCTGCGGCTGCACCGGTACGCGCACGAGCTGCTGCGGGGCGCGCCCGATCCGGCGCTCGTCGGGCCGGGGCACGCGCTGGACCTGCACCGGGACGCGTCGGAGGCCGCGGCCGCCGCCTCGGAGGCCGCGCGCACCCCACGCATCGCCCCCGCGACGGCGTACGCCCTGGGCGTGCTGCACGCCGACCAGCGGCACGAGGTGGAGGCGGCGCGCGGGGTCTTCCGGCAGACCTGGCCGCACGCTGCGGCCGTGACCGCGTCATGA
- a CDS encoding ABC transporter permease produces the protein MSTLTPTRPSLRGPVRVLLRQHRRALWAALALMLLGMGFVVALRVWIAVSSSEELCADGDVTPCGDAVYLSTYARTSTEVFLADGGSAMLLLAALVGVFVAGPLIARELESGTFRFAWAQSVRPARWLAARLATPMALATAGTVVLMLVYRWGRSAVDQFPLAFGLDWYAKGVYPALGPVALGYTVLAVALGALCAMVVRRTLVAVSATLLLFGLVALAMGKLRYRLWPSVRLTGDAHPQGSIWHLDSGMLTASGQEVGREDCLTMDGFTDHVACMRARGGVTPFIDYHPASHFWPLQLVETGILLALAAVAVIVAFRVLRRRTV, from the coding sequence ATGAGCACCCTCACGCCCACGCGCCCCTCCCTGCGCGGACCCGTCCGGGTCCTGCTGCGACAGCACCGCCGGGCCCTGTGGGCGGCCCTCGCCCTGATGCTCTTGGGCATGGGCTTCGTGGTGGCCCTGCGCGTCTGGATCGCCGTAAGCAGTTCCGAGGAGCTGTGTGCGGACGGTGACGTCACCCCGTGCGGCGACGCCGTCTACCTGAGCACCTACGCCCGCACCTCCACCGAGGTGTTCCTGGCGGACGGCGGGTCGGCGATGTTGCTGCTCGCCGCACTCGTCGGCGTCTTCGTCGCCGGGCCGCTGATCGCCCGCGAGCTGGAAAGCGGCACGTTCCGGTTCGCCTGGGCCCAGTCGGTCCGGCCTGCACGATGGCTGGCGGCACGCCTCGCCACCCCCATGGCTCTCGCCACCGCCGGCACCGTCGTCCTGATGCTGGTCTACCGCTGGGGTCGCTCGGCCGTGGACCAATTCCCGCTCGCCTTCGGCCTCGACTGGTACGCGAAAGGCGTCTATCCCGCCCTCGGGCCCGTTGCCCTCGGGTACACGGTTCTCGCCGTGGCGCTCGGGGCGCTCTGCGCCATGGTCGTGCGCCGCACGCTGGTCGCCGTGTCGGCCACCCTCCTCCTGTTCGGGCTGGTGGCACTCGCTATGGGCAAGCTGCGCTACCGCCTCTGGCCGTCGGTAAGGCTCACCGGGGACGCGCATCCACAGGGCTCCATCTGGCACCTGGACTCCGGGATGCTCACCGCCTCGGGGCAGGAGGTGGGCCGTGAGGACTGCCTCACCATGGACGGATTCACCGACCATGTGGCCTGCATGCGCGCCCGCGGCGGAGTGACGCCGTTCATCGACTACCACCCCGCCTCCCATTTCTGGCCCCTCCAGCTCGTCGAGACCGGCATCCTGCTCGCCCTCGCCGCCGTGGCCGTCATCGTCGCCTTCCGCGTCCTGCGCCGCCGCACCGTCTGA
- a CDS encoding RNA degradosome polyphosphate kinase — translation MSQQPSSEVPVPPVQPSVGSLASHRPHAVAGSVPTGLSTAADLDPDLDNDADAYGPGTEDDELPQGRFLDRERSWLAFNERVLELAEDPATPLLERANFLAIFASNLDEFFMVRVAGLKRRIATGVATRSASGLQPREVLDLIWTRSRELMARHAACYQQDVAPALSDEGIQLVRWPDLTEKEQARLFTFFRQRVFPVLTPLAVDPAHPFPYISGLSLNLAVVVRNPVSGHRHFARVKVPPLLTRFLEASPQRYVPIEDIIAAHLEELFPGMEVLAHHMFRVTRNEDLEVEEDDTENLLQALEKELMRRRFGPPVRLEVEESIDPYVLDLLVRELNISETELYPLPGPLDLTGLFGIASLDRPELKYPKFIAGTHRDLAEVESASAPDIFAALRERDVLLHHPYDSFSTSVQAFLEQAAGDPDVLAIKQTLYRTSGDSPIVDALIDAAESGKQVLVLVEIKARFDEQANIKWARKLEESGCHVVYGLVGLKTHCKLSLVVRQEGDTLRRYSHVGTGNYHPKTARLYEDLGLLTADPQVGADLSDLFNRLSGYSRRETYRRLLVAPKSLRDGLVARINKEITHQRAGRPAYVRIKVNSMVDEAVIDACYRAGQAGVTVDIWVRGICAIRPGVSGLSENVRVRSILGRFLEHSRVFAFGNGGEPEVWFGSADMMHRNLDRRIEALVRVTDPAHRAALSRLLETGMSDTTSSWHLGPDGNWTRHSTDADGQPLRHVQEMLIDARRRRRATP, via the coding sequence ATGAGCCAGCAGCCCAGCTCCGAGGTCCCGGTCCCGCCCGTCCAGCCGTCGGTCGGCTCCCTCGCCTCCCATCGGCCGCACGCCGTCGCGGGCTCCGTGCCCACGGGCCTGTCCACGGCCGCCGACCTGGACCCCGACCTGGACAACGACGCCGACGCGTACGGGCCCGGGACGGAGGACGACGAGCTGCCGCAGGGCCGCTTCCTGGACCGGGAGCGCAGTTGGCTCGCGTTCAACGAACGGGTTCTGGAACTCGCCGAGGACCCCGCCACCCCACTACTCGAACGGGCTAACTTCCTCGCCATCTTCGCCTCGAACCTGGACGAGTTCTTCATGGTCCGGGTCGCCGGACTCAAGCGCCGTATCGCGACCGGTGTCGCCACCCGGTCCGCGTCCGGCCTGCAGCCCCGCGAGGTCCTCGACCTGATCTGGACCCGCTCCCGTGAGCTCATGGCCCGGCACGCCGCCTGCTACCAGCAGGATGTCGCCCCCGCCCTGTCCGACGAGGGCATCCAGCTGGTCCGCTGGCCCGACCTGACCGAGAAGGAACAGGCCCGCCTCTTCACCTTCTTCCGGCAGCGGGTCTTCCCGGTGCTGACCCCGCTGGCCGTCGACCCCGCGCACCCGTTCCCGTACATCTCCGGGCTCTCGCTGAACCTCGCCGTCGTCGTGCGCAACCCCGTCAGCGGCCACCGGCACTTCGCCCGCGTGAAGGTCCCGCCGCTGCTCACCCGCTTCCTGGAGGCGTCCCCGCAGCGTTACGTCCCCATAGAGGACATCATCGCGGCCCACCTCGAAGAGCTCTTCCCGGGCATGGAGGTACTCGCGCACCACATGTTCCGGGTCACCAGGAACGAGGACCTGGAGGTCGAGGAGGACGACACCGAGAACCTGCTCCAGGCCCTGGAGAAGGAGCTCATGCGGCGCCGCTTCGGCCCGCCGGTGCGCCTGGAGGTCGAGGAGTCCATCGACCCGTACGTCCTGGACCTGCTCGTGCGCGAGCTGAACATCTCCGAGACCGAGCTCTACCCGCTGCCGGGACCGCTCGACCTCACCGGACTGTTCGGCATCGCCTCGCTGGACCGGCCAGAGCTGAAGTACCCCAAGTTCATCGCCGGCACCCACCGCGACCTCGCCGAGGTCGAGTCCGCCTCGGCACCCGACATCTTCGCCGCCCTGCGCGAACGCGACGTGCTGCTGCACCACCCCTACGACTCCTTCTCCACCTCCGTCCAGGCGTTCCTGGAACAGGCGGCGGGCGACCCGGACGTCCTCGCGATCAAGCAGACCCTGTACCGGACCTCGGGCGACTCACCGATAGTGGACGCCCTGATCGACGCGGCCGAATCCGGCAAGCAGGTCCTCGTCCTCGTCGAGATCAAGGCCCGCTTCGACGAGCAGGCCAACATCAAGTGGGCGCGCAAGCTGGAGGAGTCCGGCTGCCACGTCGTCTACGGACTCGTCGGCCTCAAGACCCACTGCAAGCTGTCCCTCGTCGTCCGCCAGGAGGGCGACACCCTGCGCCGCTACTCCCACGTCGGCACCGGCAACTACCACCCCAAGACGGCGCGGCTCTACGAGGACCTCGGCCTGCTGACCGCCGACCCGCAGGTCGGGGCCGACCTCTCCGACCTCTTCAACCGGCTCTCCGGCTACTCCCGCCGCGAGACCTACCGCCGGCTGCTGGTCGCCCCGAAGTCCCTGCGCGACGGGCTGGTCGCCCGCATCAACAAGGAGATCACCCACCAGCGCGCGGGCCGCCCCGCCTACGTGCGCATCAAGGTCAACTCGATGGTCGACGAAGCGGTCATCGACGCCTGCTACCGGGCGGGGCAGGCCGGGGTGACCGTCGACATCTGGGTGCGCGGGATCTGCGCGATCCGCCCCGGCGTCAGCGGCCTCTCCGAGAACGTCCGGGTCCGCTCGATACTGGGCCGCTTCCTCGAACACTCCCGGGTCTTCGCCTTCGGCAACGGCGGCGAACCCGAAGTGTGGTTCGGGAGCGCCGACATGATGCACCGCAACCTCGACCGCCGGATCGAAGCACTGGTCCGCGTCACCGACCCCGCGCATCGCGCCGCCCTCAGCAGGCTCCTGGAGACAGGGATGTCCGACACCACCTCCTCCTGGCACCTGGGCCCCGACGGAAACTGGACCCGGCACTCCACGGACGCGGACGGGCAGCCGCTGCGGCACGTACAAGAGATGCTCATTGACGCCCGGAGGCGCCGGCGTGCGACGCCCTGA
- a CDS encoding phosphatidylinositol-specific phospholipase C domain-containing protein produces the protein MSSYTATRRSFLTGSLAVTAGVLLGGTSAAASRALGTQDWMGGIADSTPLRRLTIPGTHNAGARFGGPWTACQNTTVAQQLDSGIRFLDVRCRISGDAYAIHHGAYYQNLNFDDVLGACRDFLARHPSETVLMRVKQEYSEESDAAFRRIFDIYLDGKGWRPLMRLDSTLPDLGGARGKVVVLADNGGLPGVRYADPAVFDIQDDYMAEPFGKYPKIEAQFRKAAQQPGKLFMNYVSTAALLPPRSNSDRLNPQVHSFLDGSEASGWTGLGIVPLDFPATRAGLVESLIRHNPAG, from the coding sequence ATGAGTTCGTACACCGCCACCCGCCGGAGCTTCCTCACCGGCTCGCTCGCAGTCACCGCCGGGGTACTCCTCGGCGGGACGTCCGCAGCCGCCTCCCGCGCGCTCGGCACGCAGGACTGGATGGGCGGCATAGCCGACTCCACCCCGCTGCGACGCCTCACGATCCCGGGGACGCACAACGCCGGTGCGCGCTTCGGCGGCCCCTGGACGGCGTGCCAGAACACGACGGTGGCCCAGCAACTGGACAGCGGCATACGTTTCCTCGACGTCCGGTGCCGGATCAGCGGTGACGCGTACGCGATCCACCACGGGGCCTACTACCAGAACCTGAATTTCGACGACGTGCTGGGTGCCTGCCGGGACTTCCTGGCCCGGCACCCTTCGGAGACCGTGCTGATGCGCGTCAAGCAGGAGTACTCGGAGGAGAGCGACGCCGCGTTCCGGCGGATCTTCGACATCTACCTCGACGGCAAGGGCTGGCGTCCGCTCATGCGCCTCGACTCCACCCTCCCGGACCTCGGCGGTGCCCGCGGCAAGGTCGTCGTCCTCGCCGACAACGGCGGCCTGCCCGGGGTCCGGTACGCCGACCCGGCGGTCTTCGACATCCAGGACGACTACATGGCCGAGCCCTTCGGCAAGTACCCCAAGATCGAGGCGCAGTTCCGCAAGGCCGCGCAGCAGCCCGGCAAGCTGTTCATGAACTACGTGAGCACCGCGGCCCTGCTCCCCCCGCGCTCGAACTCGGACCGGCTCAACCCGCAGGTGCACTCGTTCCTCGACGGATCGGAGGCATCGGGCTGGACCGGCCTCGGGATCGTCCCGCTGGACTTCCCCGCCACCCGGGCCGGGCTGGTGGAGTCGCTGATCCGGCACAACCCGGCCGGTTGA
- a CDS encoding PDDEXK nuclease domain-containing protein — MNNELTGEAVVPAQHRGELPPGFHDMLDDLKSIVRGAHVRAQLKVNTEMLLMYWQIGRTILEKQGGEKWGTKVVDRIATELRTEFPNQRGFSRTNLKYMQQMARTWPDPIGQQAVGQLPWGHIVVLMDKCRTRFELDFYAQHAVYHGWSRDRLTTHIRSELHLAQGAAANNFDVTIPEQSEAATQIFKDPYRLEFTQLSDTAAERELEDALTDKIIQFLTELGFGFAFVGRQYPLTVGDTEFRIDLLFYHFRLHRFVVVELKTTKAHPSHLGQLSFYVTAVDRLLRDPERDDRTLGILIAESQDATTVEFALQSQSQPLAVSTYTDLPPGVRELMPTTGDLSRIAREVLHRGAGG, encoded by the coding sequence GTGAACAACGAACTCACGGGCGAGGCAGTGGTACCGGCCCAGCACCGGGGCGAACTGCCCCCTGGCTTCCACGACATGCTCGACGACCTCAAGTCGATCGTGCGGGGCGCGCACGTGCGCGCACAGCTCAAGGTGAACACCGAGATGCTCCTGATGTACTGGCAGATCGGGCGGACGATCCTGGAGAAGCAGGGCGGTGAGAAGTGGGGGACGAAGGTCGTCGACCGCATCGCCACGGAGCTGCGGACCGAGTTCCCGAACCAGCGGGGGTTCAGCCGCACCAACCTCAAGTACATGCAGCAGATGGCTCGAACATGGCCCGACCCAATTGGCCAACAAGCTGTTGGCCAATTGCCATGGGGCCACATCGTCGTCCTCATGGACAAGTGCAGAACCCGCTTCGAGCTGGACTTCTACGCACAGCACGCCGTGTACCACGGCTGGTCCCGCGACCGCCTCACCACGCACATCCGCAGCGAGCTCCATCTGGCCCAGGGCGCGGCAGCCAACAACTTCGACGTCACCATCCCGGAGCAGTCCGAGGCCGCGACGCAGATCTTCAAGGATCCGTACCGCCTGGAGTTCACCCAGCTGTCGGACACCGCCGCCGAGCGCGAGCTCGAGGACGCGCTGACGGACAAGATCATCCAGTTCCTCACCGAGCTCGGCTTCGGGTTCGCCTTCGTCGGCCGCCAGTACCCCCTCACCGTGGGCGATACGGAGTTCCGTATCGACCTGCTCTTCTACCACTTCAGGCTGCACCGCTTCGTGGTGGTCGAGCTGAAGACCACCAAGGCCCACCCTTCGCACCTCGGGCAGCTCAGCTTCTACGTCACCGCGGTGGACCGCCTCCTGCGCGACCCGGAGCGGGACGACCGGACACTCGGCATCCTCATCGCGGAGAGCCAGGACGCGACGACCGTCGAATTCGCCCTCCAGTCGCAGAGCCAGCCGCTCGCGGTCAGCACGTACACAGACCTTCCCCCGGGCGTACGGGAACTGATGCCCACCACGGGCGACCTCTCCCGCATCGCTCGTGAAGTCCTGCACCGCGGGGCCGGCGGCTGA